The DNA window TGCCGGGCCCGGGCGTCGACTTGTTCCGGCAGCCTCGGTCCGGCCCGCGGCGCCGCGCGTCGTGCAACGGTTTCGTCACATCAGCCGCCGGACGGTGCGCTCGGCGGGCAGGGTCATTAGCGTGAAGGTCATCCGCGCGCCAGGTGCGGATACTCAGCAGAACGGCACGGAATGAGCACGCAGGGCACGGTCAAGTGGTTCAACTCGGAGAAGGGCTTCGGCTTCATCGCTCCCGATGACGGCAGCGCGGACGTCTTCGCCCACTACAGCGCCATCGCGGCGAGCGGCTACCGCTCGCTCGAGGAGAATCAGCGCGTGGAGTTCGACGTCGCACAGGGTCCCAAG is part of the Microbacterium lemovicicum genome and encodes:
- a CDS encoding cold-shock protein, producing the protein MSTQGTVKWFNSEKGFGFIAPDDGSADVFAHYSAIAASGYRSLEENQRVEFDVAQGPKGLQAENIQPL